The following coding sequences are from one Mycolicibacterium aichiense window:
- a CDS encoding YifB family Mg chelatase-like AAA ATPase: MALGRAYSVAVRGLDGEIVEIEADITAGLPGVYLVGLPDAALRESRDRVRAAITNCGNEWPMSRLTLALSPATLAKAGSLYDIAIAAAVLSASHKKPWDRLEKTVLLGELALDGRIRSVRGVLPAVLAAKRQGWPTVVVPVANLAEASLVDGIEVLGAQTLRQLQGWLTGKAALADRVATPAPHTDSVADLADVVGQAHARFAVEVAAAGAHHLMLTGPPGVGKTMLAQRLPGLLPELTEREALEVTAIHSVVGMLSETTPLITRPPFIAPHHSSSVAALVGGGSGIARPGAVSRAHRGVLFLDECAEIRVSVLESLRTPLEDGEIRLARRDGVACYPARFQLVMAANPCACAQTDPKDCICTSVEKRRYLGKLSGPLMDRVDLRVEMHMVRAGAFAPDAAEPTVAVRDRVAQARAAAAQRWRRYGFTTNAEVTGSVLRRKFRLDATAMAPLKTALERGVLSIRGVDRSLRVAWTLADLAGRTAPNIDDVAVALSFRQGGAKP, translated from the coding sequence ATGGCGCTGGGGCGCGCCTACTCGGTCGCGGTACGGGGCCTCGACGGCGAGATCGTCGAGATCGAGGCCGACATCACCGCTGGGCTCCCCGGGGTGTACCTGGTGGGGCTGCCCGACGCTGCGCTGCGCGAGTCCCGAGATCGGGTGCGCGCGGCAATCACCAACTGCGGCAACGAGTGGCCGATGTCGCGACTGACGTTGGCGCTCTCGCCGGCGACGTTGGCCAAAGCCGGGTCGCTGTACGACATCGCGATCGCCGCCGCGGTGCTGTCGGCAAGCCATAAGAAGCCGTGGGATCGGCTGGAGAAGACGGTGCTGCTGGGCGAACTGGCGCTCGACGGCCGGATCCGGTCGGTGCGCGGCGTCCTCCCGGCCGTCTTGGCGGCCAAGCGACAAGGCTGGCCCACTGTGGTGGTGCCGGTCGCCAATCTCGCTGAAGCGAGCCTGGTCGACGGTATCGAAGTGCTTGGCGCCCAGACGTTGCGGCAGCTGCAAGGCTGGTTGACGGGAAAGGCCGCCCTCGCCGATCGCGTGGCCACACCGGCGCCGCACACTGATTCGGTTGCCGACCTGGCTGATGTGGTGGGCCAGGCGCACGCCAGGTTCGCCGTCGAGGTGGCTGCCGCCGGTGCGCACCACCTGATGCTCACCGGACCGCCCGGCGTGGGGAAAACCATGCTGGCCCAACGCCTTCCCGGGTTGCTACCCGAACTCACCGAACGTGAGGCGCTGGAGGTGACGGCGATCCATTCGGTGGTCGGAATGCTGTCCGAGACCACCCCGCTGATCACCCGGCCGCCGTTCATCGCCCCGCATCACTCGTCGAGTGTGGCCGCCCTGGTCGGCGGCGGCTCGGGCATCGCGCGGCCCGGTGCGGTCAGTCGCGCACATCGTGGAGTGCTCTTCCTCGACGAATGTGCCGAGATTCGGGTCAGCGTGCTCGAGTCTTTGCGAACACCGTTGGAAGACGGTGAAATTCGGCTTGCGCGCCGTGATGGGGTGGCGTGCTACCCCGCGCGGTTTCAGCTCGTGATGGCGGCCAACCCGTGCGCCTGCGCGCAAACCGACCCGAAAGACTGTATCTGCACGTCAGTGGAGAAACGCCGCTATCTCGGCAAGCTGTCCGGGCCGTTGATGGATCGAGTGGACCTGCGGGTCGAGATGCACATGGTGCGTGCCGGTGCCTTCGCCCCCGATGCCGCGGAACCCACTGTCGCCGTGCGTGATCGGGTGGCACAGGCGCGCGCGGCGGCCGCGCAGCGGTGGCGGCGGTACGGGTTCACCACCAACGCCGAGGTCACCGGGTCGGTGCTGCGCCGCAAGTTCCGGCTCGACGCCACCGCCATGGCGCCGCTGAAGACCGCCCTCGAACGCGGGGTGCTGAGTATCCGGGGCGTGGACCGCTCACTGCGGGTCGCGTGGACCTTGGCGGATCTGGCCGGACGCACTGCACCGAACATCGATGACGTGGCGGTGGCATTGAGCTTCCGCCAGGGAGGGGCAAAGCCGTGA